The proteins below are encoded in one region of Nilaparvata lugens isolate BPH chromosome X, ASM1435652v1, whole genome shotgun sequence:
- the LOC120354628 gene encoding uncharacterized protein LOC120354628, with product MSSPSFILPDSPPQRILNYWQRKAALAAESSATAAAPSPLSVEPPSPAGEIIVGDSPLQRLAPAPTWAPRHAVLATLSNNIKQKQAKRKLVFEEEPEVSGDEEEESIYSQTKKRAVMEHDSSLAPLMKEVEGAGELDFVQLINKPLPKPWIPLRELKEDLPYPIIGAREDTNKHGRHDDSHILKILLEFHGNMSTTRGGKGLKTLLTSIKTD from the exons ATGAGTTCTCCATCGTTCATCTTACCAGATAGCCCACCACAGCGCATCCTCAACTACTGGCAGCGGAAAGCTGCCCTCGCTGCTGAGTCGTCCGCTACCGCAGCCGCCCCCTCACCGCTCAGCGTGGAACCACCATCACCAGCCGGGGAGATCATCGTTGGGGACAGCCCTCTTCAACGTCTAGCTCCAGCACCTACCTGGGCACCGCGGCATGCGGTGCTAGCTACCCTCTCGAACAACATCAAGCAGAAGCAGGCGAAGAGGAAGTTGGTGTTTGAGGAGGAGCCTGAGGTTAGcggggatgaggaggaggagtcaaTCTACTCtcaaacaaag aaacgagcTGTAATGGAGCATGACTCCTCACTCGCCCCGCTAATGAAGGAGGTGGAGGGCGCGGGAGAGTTGGACTTTGTCCAACTCATAAACAAACCTCTACCCAAACCGTGGATCCCGCTGAGGGAGTTGAAGGAGGATCTACCGTACCCCATCATCGGAGCTCGAGAGGACACCAATAAACACGGTCGacat gatgattcacacATACTCAAGATACTGTTGGAATTTCATGGGAATATGTCAACAACTaggggtggtaaggggttgaaaaccctattgaccagcataaaaactGATTGA